GAACGTCCCTTCGGTAAAGGTGGTTTGGGACCATTCATCTGCGCAAACTAGGGAACCCGCCGCAAAGGCGTAAAGGAACACCAGGGTAATTACCAGGGCCGTTGCCACTCCGGTTTTGTTCAACATACACATCCTCCTCTATAATATAAGTTTCAGGTTTAAGGTTAAAAGTTTCATGCTGGGAGCTTCTATGTTTGGCAAGTATACATCATTAATGGATTATGTCAATAGTCTAAATAAGATTTCCTGAAAAAAACGTACGGGATGATCCGTTACAGTCTATACAAAACTATTTCCCGCACCGTGCTGAGCGCGATATTCGTTCCGTTGTCATTAACCTTTTGAGTTACCCAATGATAATTCTGGTTTTTATCCCACAACCCTTTTATCTCATTGACGACAGATTCTTTGGTGGTCAGGGGATGGCTTTTGTGGGCGCGGGATAAATCAACTAGGCCTTCGATACCGTATTGGTCATAACGTCTTTTCCAGCGATAATAATAAGTGCGGCTTACCCCGAATTTGCGGCAGGCCTCGGAAACATTGCCGGACTTTTCCGCCAGCCGGATTAGTTCCAGGCGTTTTTGGGCTTTATTATCAAAGCCTTTCATGATTACCTTTCAAGCCACAGAATTGCACAGAAATACACCGAAGTATTCTCTTTGTGCCTTGGTGCTTTAGTGGCGTCTATTAATATGTAGCAAATATCGTGCCAACGGCGTTAGTTTTTAGCTTTTAGATATTAGTTGTTAGTTAACGGGTTGAAATGATTGGAGTTGGATTTACAAGTAGTTTTAGTTTCGGTGAAAATCCGGCAAAAACGGCCCTATTTTATGCACAAGTTCTTGTGCATCGTGCACAAGAACTTGTGCATTTTACCCCGGATAATCCGCTAAGGCCTAAGGACGAAAAGCAAGCCCTGTTCGGGGCAAAGGCGAAGGGAAACGGATAATTCAGGCATCAAACTTGGCAAGAAATGGCGTTTTGATGAGGCGATGCTGGTAAAATGGTTAAATAATAAAATGCTTAAAAACCTGAAATAATTATTTAATGCCTTATGGAAATCCGGTTTCGGTACCGTTCAGAAGTTGCTTCCAGATGTGAATTTATTTGTTTACTCCACCGGGCTTAGGATTTGCATGGCCTCGTTCACCGCGTCGGCTACAGGAACCGTTTTTTGCTTTGGTTGCTTGCGCCTATCAATATGTGCTGGCATAGATTAAACCTCCAGTTTAGAATAACAGGCACTGAACTCTCATCCTGAGATTCTGAATCACGGCACGCCTATGCACGTGGCATTATCGAACTCAAGATAACTACTATCCGCTATTTTAACTCCCGCCCTTTGTCCGCCGCCGATATCGCCGGATAGCTTATATACAATGTAATAAGTCTTGGTTGTGGTCGTTACCTGCCAGCTTTTCATATTGAGATAACACGTGCCGTTGGTGAAACTGCCTTTGGAGATAAGCGTATCACCGATATCCCAGAACCCGTTTCCGTTATTCTCACACCAGACCTGGATTTCTATTTTGTTATCGGGCACAGGTGTAGCAACGCCGGTAACACCTTTATCTATGCGGAAACGTCTCCACTTGGCGGTGCCGGAAATAGTTGTTGCGTTAAACTTAACAAAGGCGATTGACTGCCCCATCCTTACCGGCGTGCTGCTATTGATTAACATCGCCCAGTTTGAGGTGGAAACAGGAATACTGCTATAATAATCAACACCCCAAGCAGACAAAGTCGGGGTTTTGGTCGTATCTGAAGTAGAAAAATTACCGCGCAGTTTGATGCCGCTAATGCCGGCAAAGGTCGTTGGATATGCGCCTTTAAGGTCGGTCCCGGAAGGGACATTGGCAACAAGAAGCGAATCGTTTGACGAAGAGAGCACATCCACGGTTAAGATTGTATTAGTAGGCGAGGTTACGGTATAAGTTAAAAGGCTCCAATATTCGACACTGCCCGGAATTATAGCCTGCGATATGAAAGTGCCTGTGACGGCATATCCGCCGCTTAAAACTGTAGAAGCAACCGGAGTAGTGGTAGCGGTAATAGAAGTTCCTTCTAAACGAATACGCCCATTTCCGCCCGCTCCGCCATCATAATTACAGTTGCCGCCTGTTCCTCCGGTAGCAAGGACTAAATTATTCCCTAATGACATATTATCAGCGCATAATTTTATAGAACCGCCGGCTCCTCCTCCGCCGCCGCCTCCGAAACCATCAAAATCTCCTCCATCATAACTGTTGTTGCCATTATTCCCGCTGGCAGAAATATTACCAGAGGCATTTATTATAATAGAATTTGCGGCAACAAAAATAATTCCTCCGCCGCTGCCGCCATTTGCTCCGGCATCGCTACCGCCATCTCCACCGTTGAAAAAGCCGATGCCTCCTCCTCCCCCTCCTCCGCTGCCAAAGTATAATCTGGATAAATCCGCGACGCCATAAGTTCCGCCGCCGCCGCCACCGCCGGCATTAGCCGTGCCAGCCTGTCCATTTCCGCCTGCACCGCCATTGACACCTGCTCCCGATATCCCGTTATTTCCGCCCTGCCCTCCGCCGCCGACAGTCGCATATCCGCCGCCGCCACCGCCGGCCGCACTACCCCCTGTTGTATCTGAATAACTGCCTCCACCGCCTGCGCCGCCGCCGCCTGAATTACCGGCGGCTCCATTAGCAACAGACCAGTTATCATTATTTCCCCCTCCGCCACCGCCGCCTTGTCCTGATGTGCCAGCCGTTGCAGCATTATTTCCGCCATTCCCACCTACACCATTATAGGTTTCACCACCGCCGGCGTTAGATCCTCCATCCACCCCATTTCCTTTAGCATAACCAGTAGCCTTTATCGCTCCGTTTACGGTAACCGTACCCGTGGCCCTAAAGACAATAACTCCGCCTGTAGTCCCATTCCAAGCCGAGGCAACTAACATATTACCAGACGAATACCACAAATTACTCGAAATAGAATACCTGTAAAAGCCGGTGGCAGCGTTTCCTTGCAGGAGATAAATATCGTTATCCGCGCCATTGCGCAACATAAAACCGCCATAATTTACCGCGCCGGGCGCCGTGGTTAAGGTGGTCCAGGAATTACCCGCGATGGAATACTTATAAAAACCGGTGGAACCGTTCCCGGGCAGGACATATATGTCATTGGCCGCGCCATTGCGCAGCATAAAGCCGCCACCGCTTACCGCACCGGGCACCGCAGTTAAGGTAGTCCAGGAATTGCCCGCGATGGAATACTTGTAAAGACTGGTCTGACCATTTCCGCGTAGGACATATATGTCATTATCAGCTCCATTACGCAGCATAAAGCCGCCACCCCCTACCGCGCCGGGAACCACGGTTAGGGTAGTCCATGAATTGCCTGCGATGGAATATTTGTAAAAGCTGGTGGTATTATTCGCTGCCAGGACATATATATCATTATCCGCCCCATTGCGTATCATAAAGCCGCCATTGCCGACAAACCCGGGCACCACGGTTAAGGTAGTCCAGGAATTGCCCGCGATGGAATATTTATAAAAACTTGTGCTGTTCCCGCGCAGGACATAGATATCATTATCTGCCCCATTGCGCAGCATAGAGCTGCCAGTGTATATCGTCCCGGGTGCCACGGTTAATGCGGTCCAGGAATTGCCCGCGATGGAATACCTATAAAAATTGTTGGTATTGCCCCCGCGCAAGAGATATATTGCATCATCCGCGCCATTTCGTATCATAAATCCACCGCTGGCTGACCCTAAAGGCTGAGGGGTTAGGGCGGTCCAAGAATTACCCGCGATGGAATATTTATAAAAACCGGTGGAACCGTTCCCGGGCAGGACATATACATCATTATCCGCGCCATTGCGCATCATACGACCGCCGTAGGATACTATCCCAAGGACATTAGCCATAGGGGTATTATTAATGGTTACATTGGTATAATTCGGCACGCGTTGGACTACTATTTTCTGGGTTGTGCCATTATAACCGTTTGTGAGGTTGCTATCCACTGTAATAGAACTGCCTGTGGGTAATGCGGTAATTCTTTTGAATTCATATAATCCGACATTAGCGCTATCTCCGGCCGTTCCTTTGAGATTGATGATAATAATTTCGTCGCCGATATTGAATCCGGCAGTTCGGGCAACGCCGGAAGAGACAGTCGCCTGTCCCGAAGCGATATTATTCGTAATTTGCCAGATGACGCCATCAGGCGCGGTCCGCCCTCCATTTCCCACGGTATTGATATTAATGTCAAAATTACCGTCAATATTTGCTATTCCATCAGCACCATTGCCTTTATCAATTTGACCGCCGGATAAAAGGGTTACGTCAGCCGCGCCGGTGGTGGTTATGGTATTAGTAAAAGAGCCGTTGGTAAAAGTGATTTGTGACCAGTTGTCGGCGTAGAGAAGAGGGGAAATCACCGCAAAGACACAGAGAACACAGAGGAAACCGCTAACTAAAGTCCACTTTTTCATGAATTACTCCTTGTTTTAGTTGCCGAAAGATATCTACTGAATAAATGTATAGCAAATATCGTGCCAACTATTATGAATCTCACGATAATTATTTCTCATCCTAACCTCTTATAAGTTAAGACGATAGGAAGCAAGGCAGAATTGAGGCACGGAGAGGAAATGCCCGAAAACTGATTGGGATATAAACAAAGTTTATAGCTATAAACTTCGTTTATAAGTAATAGGATAAAGCCCTAATTGCTTTAATTTCTTGAGAAGTCCGCAGTAAGTATAACCCAACTGGCGCGCAGATTGGCTGATATTACCTTTAAACAAATCCAGGTTTTCCCTGATAAACTCTTTTTCCATTTCTCGCATTGTTAGCTTGCCCGCCTGATTACATAAACGATTTCTCATATTGGTTGACCGGTAATCCCTGATAACATTGGATAACATAGCCACATCTATCAATTTAACATCTTTATACAATGTAAGAATGCGTTTTATCTCGTTTTCCAACTCGCGGATATTTCCGGGCCAGGGATAGGCGGCCAGAAGCCGGAGAGTGTCGGGCGAGATTTCCGGAAAACCGGAGGCCATAGATTTTAGATTATAGTGTTTTTTGAGGAAGTGTTGGACAAGGGCTGGAATATCATCTTTTCGGTCACGCAGTGGCGGGAGGTTAATAACAATCGTATTAATTCGATAAAATAAATCTTCACGGAAAAATTTATTATTTACCATCTGTTCAACATCCTGATTGGAGGCAAAGATAAAACGGGTGTCCACCGGGGTAGGTTTCTGGGCGCCTAAACGCCAGAGAATTTTTTCCTCGAGAACCCGCAGGAGTTTTTGTTGCATTGATGAGGACATATTTGATATTTCATCTATAAAAAGAGTCCCTCCGTCAGCTAATTCAATATAACCCTTTTTTTCTTCGATCGCGCCGGTAAAAGCGCCTTTGGTGTGCCCGAAAAGGGTGCTTTCGACAAGCGTTTCCGGAATAGCATCGGAATTAAAGGGTAAATACGGTTTGTTTGCCCGAAAGCTATTCTGGTGGATACTATTAGCAATAAGCTCTTTGCCCGTGCCGGTTTCGCCCTGTATCAGAACCGGCAAATCCGTAGGCGCAATCTTTTCTAACAGGGTAAAAACTTCCTGCAACAGTTTGGATTTTCCGATGATTATGGATTTATAATTTAATGTTTCATAACGGCGGGTAAAGTTAACGGAAATGTTTTCATGATACGGCGAAGGAGAATCAGCTAATCGACGAAAGAAAGAATCTAATTCCTTTGTTTCCTCATAAAGCCAGACAGTGTCTATCTTTCTTAAAACAGGCCTGATGCCGATCTCTATTTTATTTGCTTTGTCAGGACTGTTTTTAAGGAGATAACATTTGCTTAATAACAGCGATGCGGCACAGATAATTTCATTAGATTTCATCTTTCGGGCGTCTTTTAAAACCAATTGCAACACAGTAATCGCATCATCATATTTGGTTTCCAGTAAGTCAACCTTAACAAGGTGTAATTTCGTTTCCAGTATCATTTCCACTGCTTCGCCGGAATGACCGAGTTCTTTACATATATTAAGACCCTCTTGCATCGCATTGCGGGACTGGGTGTATTGTTTTTTAAGCATTAAATATTCGCCCTTAATATGCTGATAATAGACCAATGATTTTTTTTCCCGCCATAAAATATCACGGTAGGGGGCTATTTTATCTTCTATTATCTCCCTGACCTTGTTCAAGTCATCGGCGTATAAATAACAATGCGCTAGATTAAGCAAAGTAACGAGATTCATTACCTCATCCATTGGGGGTGTCTTAGTCCCATATTTCTGAAAGTATTGCTCAACTTTCTGCAATTGGGATAATGCGTGTTTGGTGGAACGCAAGGCAAGGAAACTGTTAGACAGTATAACCGATGTGTATGCCAGATCAGCGGGAGGGAGGGAGTGTTTAAGCGCGGTCAAATACGCCTTATATGATAAGTCAATAGAACGAGAATATGACCCTTGTATATAATAAACATGGCCTAAATAGCAATATAAAGAATATAGTTCGTATGGCGAATATGTAAAAGAAGAAATATTTTCTAAGGCGATTTCACCGTGGCGTTTTACTTTCGCCCAATCTTTGTTTTCCCGCGCTAATTTGATCAGGGCTAAACAATTAGACAACGACTTACATTTTAATCTCTTTGGCATGGTTATATTTATACAGAATAAAAATAGTGATTGTCAAGGGAAAAGGATTATCCCGCTTTGCGGGATTCCGAAGGCGCTCACCAACCACCTGAAGCCCCTATTCCTGCCAGAAGACAATGCCGCCGCCCCGGCGGACGACACAGGTAATCTGGCGCGTCTTTTCGTTAACCGTTCCCTTTGCCTTTATCCTGAAATATCTTGATTCGACCGTAATCAAATCCTGAATAACCAAATCATTTAGTTTGGCGGATTCATCCCCGCTTAAAGGCTCAACCTGGCTCAATAGCGCCACGATTCCCTCGGTTTTCGTGACAATATTATCATCCTCTGTCCCGATGGCATTATCCTTGCCCAGCCTGAAGCGGGATATTTTCCTTATGAGAGATGCCGGCAATCCCAATGCAATAAGGCTCTGTTCTGTGGCGGTGTTAATATTTATCCGGCCGCTGCCGTAAACCGTAATCGTATCTTTGATTTTCCTGTAAAT
The sequence above is drawn from the Planctomycetota bacterium genome and encodes:
- a CDS encoding helix-turn-helix domain containing protein, with protein sequence MKGFDNKAQKRLELIRLAEKSGNVSEACRKFGVSRTYYYRWKRRYDQYGIEGLVDLSRAHKSHPLTTKESVVNEIKGLWDKNQNYHWVTQKVNDNGTNIALSTVREIVLYRL
- a CDS encoding sigma-54-dependent Fis family transcriptional regulator, with translation MPKRLKCKSLSNCLALIKLARENKDWAKVKRHGEIALENISSFTYSPYELYSLYCYLGHVYYIQGSYSRSIDLSYKAYLTALKHSLPPADLAYTSVILSNSFLALRSTKHALSQLQKVEQYFQKYGTKTPPMDEVMNLVTLLNLAHCYLYADDLNKVREIIEDKIAPYRDILWREKKSLVYYQHIKGEYLMLKKQYTQSRNAMQEGLNICKELGHSGEAVEMILETKLHLVKVDLLETKYDDAITVLQLVLKDARKMKSNEIICAASLLLSKCYLLKNSPDKANKIEIGIRPVLRKIDTVWLYEETKELDSFFRRLADSPSPYHENISVNFTRRYETLNYKSIIIGKSKLLQEVFTLLEKIAPTDLPVLIQGETGTGKELIANSIHQNSFRANKPYLPFNSDAIPETLVESTLFGHTKGAFTGAIEEKKGYIELADGGTLFIDEISNMSSSMQQKLLRVLEEKILWRLGAQKPTPVDTRFIFASNQDVEQMVNNKFFREDLFYRINTIVINLPPLRDRKDDIPALVQHFLKKHYNLKSMASGFPEISPDTLRLLAAYPWPGNIRELENEIKRILTLYKDVKLIDVAMLSNVIRDYRSTNMRNRLCNQAGKLTMREMEKEFIRENLDLFKGNISQSARQLGYTYCGLLKKLKQLGLYPITYKRSL